A section of the Methanococcoides sp. LMO-2 genome encodes:
- the thiL gene encoding thiamine-phosphate kinase — MDRSDLISSIDERELVSRLCGIFSQDECGSIMAGAGKDDCAVLDVLDEDCMVITTDMLHRKTDFPDVMTPWQIGWMSAAVNLSDVASMGAKPVGFLSAFGVTEDMQLGEAEDISRGMAACAKFCDTSVIGGDIDLHDELTITGTALGMVKKEHLLRRTGAKPGDLVCVTGNAGSAGASLLAIQHDLDVSDELLNTLLEPVPRTEEGQKLAATGAVTSMMDTSDGLAMSLYDLMDANGTGFRIYKDKIPIDDEVRSLVGDDDALELALYTGGDFELLFTVSPSMLEAAKSVCYLNVVGEVIDDTLITMINRGDTEVSIYRKGYVHLGRFDNI; from the coding sequence ATGGATAGGTCTGATCTGATTTCAAGTATAGATGAACGTGAGCTTGTTTCCAGACTATGCGGTATCTTCAGTCAGGATGAATGTGGCTCCATAATGGCAGGTGCAGGAAAGGATGACTGTGCTGTTCTGGATGTCTTGGATGAGGACTGCATGGTCATCACAACGGACATGCTGCACCGGAAGACCGATTTTCCTGACGTGATGACGCCATGGCAGATCGGCTGGATGTCTGCCGCTGTCAACCTGAGCGATGTGGCTTCCATGGGTGCAAAGCCTGTGGGTTTCCTTTCCGCTTTCGGTGTTACGGAGGACATGCAGCTTGGCGAGGCCGAGGATATCTCCCGTGGCATGGCTGCCTGTGCAAAGTTCTGTGATACATCTGTGATCGGCGGGGATATCGATCTCCACGACGAGTTGACAATAACAGGAACCGCCCTCGGAATGGTGAAGAAAGAACACCTTTTAAGGAGGACCGGGGCAAAACCGGGCGACCTTGTTTGTGTTACAGGAAATGCAGGCTCAGCGGGCGCTTCACTGCTGGCGATTCAGCACGACCTTGATGTCAGCGATGAACTGCTTAACACATTGCTTGAACCTGTACCGCGCACGGAAGAGGGCCAGAAGCTTGCAGCTACCGGTGCGGTCACTTCCATGATGGATACAAGTGACGGTCTGGCAATGTCCCTTTACGATCTGATGGATGCCAATGGAACCGGTTTCAGAATATATAAAGACAAAATTCCTATAGACGATGAGGTTCGCTCTCTTGTAGGCGACGATGATGCTCTTGAACTTGCCCTTTACACAGGAGGAGATTTCGAGCTTCTTTTCACGGTCTCACCTTCGATGCTGGAAGCCGCGAAATCCGTTTGTTATTTAAATGTTGTAGGCGAAGTTATTGATGACACTTTAATAACTATGATAAACAGAGGGGATACAGAAGTTTCGATATATCGAAAAGGTTATGTGCATTTAGGAAGATTTGATAACATATAA
- a CDS encoding DUF4349 domain-containing protein: MKRTYPLLFIFLLTCVIAAGCLSSDTNTQYAPQEESFSFGNDMGKMALDDEWDVARDSPSSVADSGESSGSSITRKVITTSDVSLEVNDAQEAIDSVAAIAFEYNGYVSSSSVYDTYYGDGESMAGYITIRIPAADHDIVINDIEALGKVTSKSTSGVDVTEEYIDVEARLSNLEKQEQRLQEILDMATTVEEVLEVEKELGRVRGEIESLMGRLNYLNDRIDFSTITVSVSEPRNITHSWGLRDALSDSVRGFIGSVNGIIVFIGVAIPIVIFLAVVGSIVIFVKRRVWR, translated from the coding sequence ATGAAGCGAACATATCCATTACTATTTATTTTCCTGCTCACCTGCGTCATTGCGGCAGGATGCCTCTCATCGGACACTAATACGCAGTATGCACCGCAGGAAGAGAGCTTTTCCTTTGGGAACGATATGGGCAAAATGGCCCTTGATGATGAATGGGATGTTGCCCGTGACAGTCCGTCCAGTGTGGCAGACAGTGGTGAATCCTCAGGCAGCAGCATAACTCGTAAGGTGATCACCACTTCTGATGTTTCCCTTGAGGTAAATGATGCTCAGGAAGCCATTGATTCGGTCGCTGCTATAGCTTTCGAATATAATGGTTATGTTTCTTCTTCATCTGTCTATGATACTTACTATGGTGACGGTGAGAGCATGGCCGGATATATCACCATCCGTATTCCGGCTGCTGATCACGACATCGTGATCAACGATATTGAAGCTCTCGGAAAGGTGACCTCAAAGAGCACCAGTGGAGTCGATGTGACCGAGGAGTACATCGATGTAGAGGCACGTCTGTCAAACCTGGAAAAGCAGGAACAGCGCCTTCAGGAGATCCTTGACATGGCCACAACCGTCGAAGAGGTCCTCGAAGTGGAAAAAGAACTTGGACGTGTTCGCGGTGAGATAGAAAGCCTCATGGGACGGCTCAATTACCTTAATGACAGGATCGACTTCTCCACAATAACAGTAAGTGTCTCTGAGCCCCGCAACATAACCCACTCATGGGGACTTCGTGATGCGTTGTCCGATTCGGTACGTGGTTTCATTGGCAGTGTCAATGGTATAATCGTCTTTATCGGAGTTGCCATTCCAATAGTGATATTCCTGGCAGTTGTTGGAAGTATAGTTATATTCGTTAAGAGAAGGGTCTGGAGGTAA
- a CDS encoding anaerobic ribonucleoside-triphosphate reductase activating protein, with amino-acid sequence MNVNFGEIIPISTVDWHGKASVVLFLRNCPYRCPYCQNYEILTGSDMLEAKELEAKIDSSSLFVSSVVFSGGEPLVQKKAVMHLAAYAKKKKLLVGIHTNGYYPEVVEELIDGGLVDKFFIDVKAPLDDPGMYGKAIGYGDDPVVPDPVDVVEKVRQTISIVTGREVEYELRTTAIRGFVGDPDDIAAIARSIVPYVSVSDAPYVIQQGQPAHSMREDLHDIVPFSREEMLELAERAHEFVDNVWIRTKEGGNEQVNFE; translated from the coding sequence ATGAATGTGAACTTTGGGGAGATCATCCCCATTTCTACTGTTGACTGGCACGGAAAAGCGTCAGTCGTTCTTTTTTTACGTAATTGTCCTTACAGGTGTCCATATTGCCAGAACTATGAGATACTCACAGGTTCTGATATGCTTGAAGCAAAGGAGCTTGAAGCAAAGATCGATTCATCTTCCCTGTTTGTGAGCAGCGTTGTTTTCTCAGGCGGTGAACCTCTTGTGCAAAAGAAAGCCGTGATGCACCTTGCTGCCTATGCAAAGAAGAAAAAGCTGCTTGTGGGTATTCATACGAACGGCTACTATCCGGAAGTGGTGGAGGAACTGATCGATGGCGGTCTTGTGGACAAGTTCTTCATTGACGTCAAGGCTCCTCTGGACGATCCTGGGATGTACGGTAAAGCCATCGGGTATGGTGATGATCCTGTTGTTCCTGATCCGGTGGATGTCGTGGAGAAGGTCAGGCAGACAATATCCATTGTAACGGGCAGGGAAGTGGAATACGAACTCCGCACCACTGCTATACGTGGTTTTGTAGGAGACCCTGATGATATTGCAGCGATCGCAAGGTCCATTGTACCTTATGTTTCGGTTTCGGATGCTCCGTATGTTATCCAGCAAGGCCAGCCAGCCCATTCAATGAGGGAAGATCTGCATGATATCGTGCCTTTCTCCCGTGAGGAAATGCTGGAGCTTGCCGAACGTGCTCACGAGTTTGTCGACAATGTGTGGATCAGGACAAAAGAAGGCGGCAACGAGCAGGTTAACTTCGAATGA
- the nrdD gene encoding anaerobic ribonucleoside-triphosphate reductase, with translation MEDGMMPLTEPQSMQQTLDGQFISTMPKVRTTDGHMVNWDRNIVVNQLLKETTLSEWYHGIDSITKEEAHEIARETEKRVRSMNIKFLSGPLIRELVNMILLERGHLEWRNISTRVGSPVFDACEIDQGSGFEANENANLQENAETSHKKKADKISKEQYLLLLPPKVADLHLNGDLHIHDLEYFGTRAFCQDWDLRYFFYYGLMPDGSGAKASVAGPSMKAEVAMLHAVKALGSAQTNFAGGQGFYNFLTFCAPYFEGKSYKEIEQLMQMFVYEMTQMMVARGGQLVFSSVQLSPGVPKMWKDKPVVYRGRVWDGTDGTDRRVYGDYEREVRLGFQALMNVMLEGDYWGKPFNFPKPEISIEPDFMVEDEMFNRAHPDLLTYDELYDLTFELTAKYGTPYFDNQLPEYRGAGEGISCYQCCAYQFSATPEEDAEFEDKMYFKDGKHFSMGSWQVVSLNCPRAAYEADGDDQKLFAHLKHLMDEAMDVFSTKVKWMTPIIENGRMPFATQQPKDPVTGKKGAIAVDIDSLVFTIGVVGLNEMVQYHTGSQMHESKAAFKVGIRAMTEMEMYGRELSQKYGMEIALARTPAETTGQRFAVSDMLHEEYREKVLSVVKGDVNAAVDGIKNTHDLPVYYTNGTHVPPGADVSLIDRINIEHVFFPIVDGGDIMHIWMGEGSPDAKGLKEFAMNIARNTQVGYFAFTKDMTVCMDDFHMMSGLKDACENCGSDHVEQLSRVTGYIQAVGGWNAAKKQELEDRKRYASADMI, from the coding sequence ATGGAAGATGGGATGATGCCTCTTACCGAACCACAGTCAATGCAGCAGACACTTGATGGCCAGTTTATCTCAACAATGCCAAAGGTCAGGACGACCGATGGGCATATGGTGAACTGGGATCGCAACATTGTGGTCAACCAGTTGCTCAAGGAAACTACACTTAGCGAGTGGTATCACGGAATCGATTCTATCACAAAAGAGGAAGCCCATGAGATTGCCAGGGAGACCGAGAAACGTGTCCGCAGCATGAACATCAAGTTCCTCTCAGGTCCGCTTATCAGGGAACTTGTAAATATGATCCTGCTGGAGCGCGGCCATCTTGAATGGCGCAATATCTCAACCAGGGTAGGTTCTCCTGTTTTCGATGCATGTGAGATCGACCAGGGCTCAGGCTTTGAGGCCAATGAGAATGCCAACCTTCAGGAAAATGCCGAGACCTCCCACAAGAAGAAAGCTGACAAGATATCAAAGGAACAGTACCTGCTGTTGCTCCCGCCAAAGGTAGCAGACCTTCACCTCAACGGTGACCTTCACATTCATGATCTTGAGTACTTCGGTACCCGTGCTTTCTGCCAGGACTGGGATCTCAGGTATTTCTTCTACTACGGACTGATGCCTGACGGTTCAGGCGCAAAGGCAAGCGTTGCAGGTCCTTCCATGAAAGCAGAGGTCGCAATGCTCCACGCAGTCAAGGCCCTCGGAAGCGCCCAGACCAACTTTGCGGGCGGACAGGGATTCTACAACTTCCTTACTTTCTGCGCTCCATACTTTGAAGGCAAGTCCTACAAGGAGATAGAGCAGCTCATGCAGATGTTCGTCTATGAGATGACACAGATGATGGTTGCCCGTGGCGGTCAGCTCGTGTTCTCCTCAGTACAGCTCTCACCAGGTGTCCCGAAGATGTGGAAGGACAAACCGGTGGTCTACAGGGGTCGTGTCTGGGATGGTACCGACGGTACCGACAGGCGTGTCTACGGGGACTATGAGCGTGAGGTAAGGCTTGGATTCCAGGCACTCATGAACGTCATGCTTGAGGGTGACTACTGGGGTAAGCCATTCAACTTCCCGAAACCGGAGATCTCCATTGAGCCTGATTTCATGGTAGAGGATGAGATGTTCAACCGTGCACATCCTGACCTCCTTACGTATGATGAACTTTATGATCTCACCTTTGAACTGACTGCAAAATACGGAACTCCTTACTTTGACAACCAGCTTCCTGAATACAGGGGAGCAGGCGAGGGAATATCCTGTTACCAGTGCTGTGCATACCAGTTCTCAGCAACTCCTGAAGAGGATGCTGAGTTCGAGGACAAGATGTACTTTAAGGATGGAAAGCACTTCTCTATGGGTTCCTGGCAGGTAGTTTCACTTAACTGTCCAAGGGCAGCATATGAGGCAGATGGGGATGACCAGAAACTGTTCGCTCACCTGAAACACCTCATGGATGAGGCAATGGATGTGTTCAGTACAAAGGTCAAATGGATGACACCTATCATTGAGAATGGAAGGATGCCATTTGCAACACAGCAGCCAAAGGACCCGGTAACCGGCAAGAAAGGCGCAATTGCTGTGGATATTGATTCCCTTGTGTTCACCATCGGTGTTGTAGGTCTCAACGAGATGGTCCAGTATCACACAGGATCACAGATGCACGAGTCAAAGGCAGCTTTCAAGGTTGGTATCCGTGCCATGACAGAGATGGAGATGTATGGAAGGGAGCTTTCCCAGAAGTACGGCATGGAGATCGCTCTTGCAAGAACACCTGCAGAGACCACCGGCCAGAGGTTTGCAGTTTCCGATATGCTCCACGAGGAGTACCGTGAAAAGGTCCTCTCCGTTGTAAAAGGCGATGTGAATGCAGCAGTTGATGGCATCAAGAACACCCACGACCTGCCTGTTTACTACACCAATGGTACTCACGTACCACCTGGGGCCGATGTTTCCCTGATAGACAGGATCAACATCGAGCATGTATTCTTCCCTATCGTTGACGGTGGAGATATCATGCACATCTGGATGGGCGAGGGTTCACCTGATGCAAAGGGCCTGAAGGAGTTTGCAATGAACATTGCAAGGAACACCCAGGTAGGATACTTTGCTTTCACCAAGGATATGACAGTATGTATGGATGACTTCCACATGATGTCAGGTCTTAAGGATGCCTGTGAGAACTGTGGTTCAGATCACGTTGAACAGCTCTCAAGGGTCACCGGATACATCCAGGCCGTAGGTGGCTGGAATGCTGCAAAGAAGCAGGAACTGGAAGACCGTAAGCGCTACGCTTCAGCTGACATGATCTGA
- a CDS encoding glutaredoxin family protein — protein MPGVIIYTTETCPKCVQLKKVLKANDVAFTEADMSTPESLTELRVNGVFTVTAPVLQIEDDFLTYDELFNSEGVNLDSLKDIL, from the coding sequence ATGCCTGGTGTAATTATCTATACAACGGAAACATGCCCGAAATGTGTGCAGCTGAAGAAGGTACTCAAAGCGAACGATGTGGCTTTCACTGAGGCTGACATGTCAACTCCTGAATCATTGACAGAGTTGCGTGTCAATGGAGTATTCACTGTTACAGCTCCGGTGTTACAGATAGAAGATGACTTCCTGACATATGACGAGCTCTTTAACAGCGAGGGCGTGAACCTCGATTCATTAAAGGATATATTATGA